In the Triticum aestivum cultivar Chinese Spring chromosome 2B, IWGSC CS RefSeq v2.1, whole genome shotgun sequence genome, tgTTGGCTTGCCAAGCCTAttacaaccctcctcctttacccggcttgggaccggctatgcctagaagacataggcggagttaTGAGCTGTGATTCTTATCTTTGGAAAAATATATTGAGGAATGAATTATACCTGGTTTTGATGCAAACAGAATCTACGTGACACTTGTATTCATGTGTTGTTTTTAAATACGCATTGCTTGGCTGCTGCTTGTCAGCGACTCAGGCATTATTTGGATGATGTTCCCATAGAAGACGTTCAGATCTTACTGATTCTGCAAAAATATTTGGCTCTTATTTGACTTGTTAAATGTCCTGTTACGCAGACCTATTCTCACAAGTTGAAGTTGAGAAAAAGAAACTGCTTGAGCAGTATCAATATCAGAGTAAGTGACTAGAGGATTCATTTCCCTCGGACGGAAATATGCTGTTCTTACACTCAAATCCTTGAAACAGGGAAGGAGACGGCTACATTGTCTGAACTTGGTGAAACCTTCTCAGAGAAGATAACAAATGCCAAACCATCACCGAAAAGGATGAAGCAGGTGTGGCAAAATTCACAACTGCTTGCATTTCTTAGACTCCATTTTTAGCTACCCCGTCAGGCCTAAAGCTGAATGACCAGCCAATTTTTTTGTTCCATGGTTTGAAACACCTCTTCCTGCAAAATACTGCATTCTTTTTCGCAGGATGACAAGTCTTTTATCATCTTCCGCAAGTCGATTGGTTCATATCTCGAGTGCGCATCGGACGACGATTTTGACCTTGATGATGAATGACGCTGCTTCTCTTGTCCAACATACTGATCCTTTGAAGCGACACATACAAAACGATCttgctatttttctttttttttttcacGTTTCCTCCTTTAACCGACATCTTATAGAACATCTTAAGGCCATGTTCGCTTAATCCCCTTGCCACAGGGATTGAAGGGGATTGGGGAGGTTTGAGAAGGATTTTGACTTGCAAGGGATTTAATCCCCTCCAATCCCTTTCAAACCTCTTCAAACCCTTccaaaccgaacaaggcctaagggtatatatatactccctctgttcacttttataaggctTTGTAGACGTTTCAGACAGTGTGCAAAACAGCACAATTTcacttgtctgaaacgacttataaaagtgaacggagggagtaggtcatAGGAGAGAAGGCTTCACAGTTTGTATTAGGTACATTGCCTCGGACCCTTTTTTCTGACATAGGTACATTTCCTCAGACTCTTGAAAAGGAAGTGTTATCATAAATCTGTCTGCAATGTTGGATTGGCTTGAGAGGTTGGTGTAAGGCCCCAGATTTAAAACTAGCTTCGACCCAACCTTGTGTTGGATCGGCCATTTACATGTAGCAATTCTTATGTTTTCGTCCTCGCTTCTCGCAAAACGCTAACCACAGTTTTCAATGGAACACTTGGGTTTATATGGTTGTATGCAATCGCTTGAATGCTAACGAGAGTTTTCAACGGAACACTTGGGGTTATATGGTTGTATGCAATCACTTGAACTAGCAAGTTGGGACTGTCCCTGCTATGCTGAAACACCCACGAGAAAGACGAGAATTTTCCAAGATATTTGAGTTAGTGAAAATTTTCTATGAAATGTAGCACAAAGAAATACTTCTGAAAAAAGGACTCGTGGCATTAAATCCTACAAATTCAAGCATGCCATCCATAGGATTGAGCAAACCATGGTCCTATAATATCAAAAAATTTGTAAGGATCAAACTAGTCTAAAATTAGTGATAAAAGTTGGGTTCCCGCCAGGCCTGCAAACCGTGGTGAGCTAATACAAAATGAACTTTTTTCTTTTGTGGGAATGAACTTGAACCACTAAACTCCTCAGATGTCCTGGACATCGACACTCAAAAACTGGAAGTGGGCCGCTTGCACCCCTATCTAAAATACCTTTGAAAAATCTCTTAAGAAGCCCTTAAAATGGACCTTTGTCGCTGTAACACGATCGAAAGAACCAAAAGGAGCATAAGGATTATAATACTCCAATGACGTTGAGCTTGAACATGAACGTAAAACTTTACGATGCCGGTAAATTGACTACTTCCTGGGGTCAAGTTCCCAAGAAACAATACAAGCTAGAAGCCTTGCCCCCACCCACACAGACACGTTCAAGTATGCGATATCAACGCCATCCTTTTCGCAAAATAAAACGGTCACAGTTCAACCATCCAACTCTCAGATTCTGAGGTTAAATCACACTTCAACCAGATGGTGCACGAGATTAGTACCAACGCTGTGCACACAGAGTACCGTTAATATTCAGCTATTTTCAGAACACATCGTTCCAATTGACGCTATAAATTTTAGAAATGTAGTTTGTCATGCCAGACAGAATGACGCTGTCCATGGTCTCCAACATCTTGCGATTGCAGTTCAGATTCTCCTGCTGCTGCGCTGCTAGCGATTTCTCCTCGTCTAGTTCATGCTACAAGGTCCAAAAAACAACAAGCGTCAGAGAATGCTTGCATAACTCCACTAATTACCAAGTAATCTGTGGATAAAGCACAGAACAGGACCACGCATGTGAAAGATGATTGCCATTGAATTTCAGAACTGAGGGTCTAAAACATGGATTTTACCTCAATTAGTGCAAAGTTCTCCACCTCATGTCTCCTGGAGAGTATCTTCGATTTTTTTAGAATCTCATAATCAGGATCTCTGTGGCCCACCCAGCGAAATTTTAATTTACTCCCAGGTCTCCGGGGGCGATCATTGAACATCTCAGGCGTAGCATGCTTCGCCCTAACAGGCCTTGGAATTCCAGAGATCATAAAAGGGAAGTCTTGCAGCATACTGACCACAACTTCAGCATCCTTCTCAGTTTCCATCTGTACTAATGCAGATTGAGGAATATTGTAGGGAATGGTGTAGTTCACAACAAAACTGACCTTTCTGATACTACAAAATTGACCCAAAGCTGTTTTTATGACTGCCTCTGTAGCCTGGTGAGATAGATTGTCAAGGTAAACAGTTCGTTTGACCTTCTCCTCGAACTCCTGATACTGTTTTATGGTTTCCAACTCTTCAGCACTCTTACTTTGATTAGCAGCCTGGCCATCAGAAGTGGAAAGCTTCATTCCAGATGTATTCTGGCTGGTGCCGGTAGCCTGCACTGCAGAGGTGCGCGGCTTCTTGCGTGGGGTGATTTTCTTAGCTGGATCGGTTGGTCTTTTGCTTGGGGCCTTGTTTCTAACCACATCAGACAGCTTCTTGGTGGGAATGGTGTGGTTAGCATGTTCAAACACATCACACTTTATAGCAGTGGTTGACAGGGTCCTGCTTGGGTTGCTCTTAGCCTCTGTAGCCTTGTGAGAGGGGTTGTCAAGATATACAATTTCCTTGATCTTCTCCTCCAACTCTTGATGCTCCTCTATGACCTCCATGTTTGCAGCACTGGTACTTTGCTCCACAGCCTGGTCAACAGAAGCAGAAAGCTTCATTCCAGGGGTCTTCCCGCTGGTACCAGTAGCTCTAGCTTGTACTGAAGCGGTACACAAACTCTTGTGTGGGGCATTTTTGTTAGCTCGATAAGTTGGTCTATTGCTTGGGCCATTGTTTTTAGCCTCACCAGACAGCATCTTGCTCGGAATGGGATGATTATCTTCTTCAAACACCTCCTGAGACTTCACAGCGGTGATTGTTTGATTCCATCTTGGGTTGTTACCCTCTTCATCTGCTACTTTACTGTCAGTATTGTAGAGCAGTTTCTTTCGTGGGGAGTTGCTATGTTCCTCCTCACCCTGCTTTCTAGTCGTTGTAAGGCTCTTGCTTGGGCTGTTGTTGATATGATCTCTAGGCAATTCCTGAAGTTGAAGACGAAGCATCATGCTCGAGATGTTGTTCACCTCTTCACACAATCCATGTTTAGCAGCGTAACTGCTTGGATCACTTCCTTGCTCTTCAGCAGCGACTCTCAGGTTCATGCTCAGGGTGTTATCATTTGCCTCATCCAGTAGTTTGTTGCCTGAGGTATCGCTCTCAGACTCAGCGGACCATGTCTTGCTAAGGGTGTTGCTATTGGCCCCATTACAGTGTCCCACTCTTGGGGAGTGGCTGCTTGCCTCACCATGTGCTGGAGTGGTTATCAAATTCTTGCCTGGCTTGTCAGTAATCAGTTTGTTGTCCTCAGGATACTGTTTGACGGAATCCAAATCTGCAGCACTCTTACTTTGATTAACAGCCTGGCCATCAGAAATGGGAAGCTTCATTCCAAATGTATTCTGGCTGGTATCAGTAGCATGTAATGCAGAGGTGTGTGGCTTCTTGCGTGGGGTTCTTTTCTTAGCTGGGTCAGTTGATCTATCGATCAGGGCCTGGTTTCTAGCCACATCAGAAAGCTTCTTGCTAGGAATGGTGTGGTTAGCATTTTCAAACATCTCCCGCTCTATAGCAGTGGTTGACAGGGTCCTGCTTGGGTTGCTCTTAACCTCTGTAGCTTGGTGAGACAGGTTGTCAAGATTGACAAGAAATACAGTTC is a window encoding:
- the LOC123045484 gene encoding uncharacterized protein isoform X1, with the translated sequence MFEHFSCSFSSRHLIHNLQEFFVCQGMSASENQAAEISNETDDRKGDRPWNIIRIRLPPRKKLPDASLTLSKKVPRINKTGSKEVPEMSIDSPGKNLTTAPVLGEASSHSPRMGLCNEGSSNTLSKTMSAKPESDTSGHKQPDEATYSALSKNLRVDDEEQGSDANCYAAKQGPYEEANNNILSMILPLPGKNLITAPVQGEASSHSPRMGLCNEGSSNTLSKTLFAESESDTSGHKHLDEATYSALSKNLRVDDEEQASDANCYAAKQGPCEEANNNILSMILPLPVQEVPEGHIDNSPSKNDIAPGMQGDEEHNNSPRRKLCYDTNNKEEDEEGNNGSWNLTTTAAKYEDVVEEAHHPIPTKENNAPSNPPTDPAKQISPVKRLPTSSVQATGTSRSRNTPEMKLSASVCQAVEQSTNAANTEVTTEYQEFEEKIKRTVFLVNLDNLSHQATEVKSNPSRTLSTTAIEREMFENANHTIPSKKLSDVARNQALIDRSTDPAKKRTPRKKPHTSALHATDTSQNTFGMKLPISDGQAVNQSKSAADLDSVKQYPEDNKLITDKPGKNLITTPAHGEASSHSPRVGHCNGANSNTLSKTWSAESESDTSGNKLLDEANDNTLSMNLRVAAEEQGSDPSSYAAKHGLCEEVNNISSMMLRLQLQELPRDHINNSPSKSLTTTRKQGEEEHSNSPRKKLLYNTDSKVADEEGNNPRWNQTITAVKSQEVFEEDNHPIPSKMLSGEAKNNGPSNRPTYRANKNAPHKSLCTASVQARATGTSGKTPGMKLSASVDQAVEQSTSAANMEVIEEHQELEEKIKEIVYLDNPSHKATEAKSNPSRTLSTTAIKCDVFEHANHTIPTKKLSDVVRNKAPSKRPTDPAKKITPRKKPRTSAVQATGTSQNTSGMKLSTSDGQAANQSKSAEELETIKQYQEFEEKVKRTVYLDNLSHQATEAVIKTALGQFCSIRKVSFVVNYTIPYNIPQSALVQMETEKDAEVVVSMLQDFPFMISGIPRPVRAKHATPEMFNDRPRRPGSKLKFRWVGHRDPDYEILKKSKILSRRHEVENFALIEHELDEEKSLAAQQQENLNCNRKMLETMDSVILSGMTNYISKIYSVNWNDVF
- the LOC123045484 gene encoding uncharacterized protein isoform X3 gives rise to the protein MSASENQAAEISNETDDRKGDRPWNIIRIRLPPRKKLPDASLTLSKKVPRINKTGSKEVPEMSIDSPGKNLTTAPVLGEASSHSPRMGLCNEGSSNTLSKTMSAKPESDTSGHKQPDEATYSALSKNLRVDDEEQGSDANCYAAKQGPYEEANNNILSMILPLPGKNLITAPVQGEASSHSPRMGLCNEGSSNTLSKTLFAESESDTSGHKHLDEATYSALSKNLRVDDEEQASDANCYAAKQGPCEEANNNILSMILPLPVQEVPEGHIDNSPSKNDIAPGMQGDEEHNNSPRRKLCYDTNNKEEDEEGNNGSWNLTTTAAKYEDVVEEAHHPIPTKENNAPSNPPTDPAKQISPVKRLPTSSVQATGTSRSRNTPEMKLSASVCQAVEQSTNAANTEVTTEYQEFEEKIKRTVFLVNLDNLSHQATEVKSNPSRTLSTTAIEREMFENANHTIPSKKLSDVARNQALIDRSTDPAKKRTPRKKPHTSALHATDTSQNTFGMKLPISDGQAVNQSKSAADLDSVKQYPEDNKLITDKPGKNLITTPAHGEASSHSPRVGHCNGANSNTLSKTWSAESESDTSGNKLLDEANDNTLSMNLRVAAEEQGSDPSSYAAKHGLCEEVNNISSMMLRLQLQELPRDHINNSPSKSLTTTRKQGEEEHSNSPRKKLLYNTDSKVADEEGNNPRWNQTITAVKSQEVFEEDNHPIPSKMLSGEAKNNGPSNRPTYRANKNAPHKSLCTASVQARATGTSGKTPGMKLSASVDQAVEQSTSAANMEVIEEHQELEEKIKEIVYLDNPSHKATEAKSNPSRTLSTTAIKCDVFEHANHTIPTKKLSDVVRNKAPSKRPTDPAKKITPRKKPRTSAVQATGTSQNTSGMKLSTSDGQAANQSKSAEELETIKQYQEFEEKVKRTVYLDNLSHQATEAVIKTALGQFCSIRKVSFVVNYTIPYNIPQSALVQMETEKDAEVVVSMLQDFPFMISGIPRPVRAKHATPEMFNDRPRRPGSKLKFRWVGHRDPDYEILKKSKILSRRHEVENFALIEHELDEEKSLAAQQQENLNCNRKMLETMDSVILSGMTNYISKIYSVNWNDVF
- the LOC123045484 gene encoding uncharacterized protein isoform X2, which gives rise to MFRTEDEEIFPCFDVLKEFFVCQGMSASENQAAEISNETDDRKGDRPWNIIRIRLPPRKKLPDASLTLSKKVPRINKTGSKEVPEMSIDSPGKNLTTAPVLGEASSHSPRMGLCNEGSSNTLSKTMSAKPESDTSGHKQPDEATYSALSKNLRVDDEEQGSDANCYAAKQGPYEEANNNILSMILPLPGKNLITAPVQGEASSHSPRMGLCNEGSSNTLSKTLFAESESDTSGHKHLDEATYSALSKNLRVDDEEQASDANCYAAKQGPCEEANNNILSMILPLPVQEVPEGHIDNSPSKNDIAPGMQGDEEHNNSPRRKLCYDTNNKEEDEEGNNGSWNLTTTAAKYEDVVEEAHHPIPTKENNAPSNPPTDPAKQISPVKRLPTSSVQATGTSRSRNTPEMKLSASVCQAVEQSTNAANTEVTTEYQEFEEKIKRTVFLVNLDNLSHQATEVKSNPSRTLSTTAIEREMFENANHTIPSKKLSDVARNQALIDRSTDPAKKRTPRKKPHTSALHATDTSQNTFGMKLPISDGQAVNQSKSAADLDSVKQYPEDNKLITDKPGKNLITTPAHGEASSHSPRVGHCNGANSNTLSKTWSAESESDTSGNKLLDEANDNTLSMNLRVAAEEQGSDPSSYAAKHGLCEEVNNISSMMLRLQLQELPRDHINNSPSKSLTTTRKQGEEEHSNSPRKKLLYNTDSKVADEEGNNPRWNQTITAVKSQEVFEEDNHPIPSKMLSGEAKNNGPSNRPTYRANKNAPHKSLCTASVQARATGTSGKTPGMKLSASVDQAVEQSTSAANMEVIEEHQELEEKIKEIVYLDNPSHKATEAKSNPSRTLSTTAIKCDVFEHANHTIPTKKLSDVVRNKAPSKRPTDPAKKITPRKKPRTSAVQATGTSQNTSGMKLSTSDGQAANQSKSAEELETIKQYQEFEEKVKRTVYLDNLSHQATEAVIKTALGQFCSIRKVSFVVNYTIPYNIPQSALVQMETEKDAEVVVSMLQDFPFMISGIPRPVRAKHATPEMFNDRPRRPGSKLKFRWVGHRDPDYEILKKSKILSRRHEVENFALIEHELDEEKSLAAQQQENLNCNRKMLETMDSVILSGMTNYISKIYSVNWNDVF